Genomic segment of Corvus moneduloides isolate bCorMon1 chromosome 14, bCorMon1.pri, whole genome shotgun sequence:
TTCTGGCCCTTGGGCCATTCCTGGGGGGCTCCGGGTCTGTTCTGGCCCTTGGGCCATTCCTGGGGGGCTCCGGGTCTGTTCTGGCCCTTGGGCCATTCCTGGGGGGCTCCGGGTCTGTTCTGGCCCTTGGGCCATTCCAGGGGGGCTCCGGGTCTGTTCTGGCCCTTGGGCCATTCCTGGGGGGCTCGGGGTCTGTTCTCGCCCTTGATCCCAGAGAGGGGAGGCTGAGCCTGTGTTGGAGACACCTTTGGCAGGAGAACCTGGGAGTTTTTTGGGACAGGCTCTGCCTGATCCATGGCGTGGCCTGGCTCCCTTTCCCCCAGTCACTTCCAAAGGcacctggagctctggcagagctTCCCAGGCTCCGGGCAGAGgagtcccagcacagcagggggGTGGCTCTGTGCTCCACAAGTCACTCAGGGACATGTTGGTGACATTTGTCCTTTGCTCTTGTTTCAGAGGAGCATGAAGGAGTTCAGGGcacagaaggaggaggagatgcaGTAGCCTTTGGGATGTCCATGGATGTGTAACCTCTGTGTGTTGAATTCCCTGTGTCcaagggaagatttttttttggttggtttttttttatgacttcgatgcaaaatgtattttctttaataataaaGTTTATTAATTTAgatgctgcagagctgacactgtgtcctgctcagcacagggatGGAAGGTCATAGAACATGGACACAGATTGCTCCACAGATTGGGAAATTTATGGAAAATGGGCTGGTCTTGATATTCCtcagtctctgttttccttGAAACCCATTTGTCTTTATGATTTATTTGcaaaacatttacatttcagtGAAAGTTAAGCTAAAAAATCCACCCCGACAcctggaaaatgttttaattgcagGTCTTGTctcttctccccttttcctctctccatttttttccatgacaaggtaggagggggaaagaaggaaaagagagggaaaagagagccggaaaaaccaacaaaaaatgaTCAAAAACTTGGTAAATACAactttttctgtagtttttctgaaagttttggCAAGAATGACTGTTGGAATGGAACCACATGGATTCACAGTCACATGGAATCACATGGATtggaatcacagactggtttgggttgggagggaccttcaCTCCCTCTCACGGCACccttgccatggcagggacaccttccactatcccaggttgctccaagctttgtccaacctggccttgaaaatTGCTGGAAAATCACCTGGGGAATGAATTATTGCCAATAATAAATCTGAGGAAGCTCTTTCTCATATTTTGGTTGGATCTAGTGGCTCTCCCAGCTGAGATTGGACCTTCTCCACTGCCTTTCCCACCTCCCCGTGACCACGAGCACGTCTCTGTCCCTCACAGGGATTTATCCAAGCTTTGGTTGGCTTTTACAGCTGGGAATTGTCGCTCTCCCTCTCCTCACCCCACACCCATCTCGAAGTGACCACACcagccttccttcccttcccacacacaTCCCCACCTTCCACCCCGAGGCAAATGGCCAGAAGTCCCTTGGTTTTCCTGCAAGGAAATGAAGAATCCTGTGAGGATCTGaatccccttccctctcctgcagaGGCAGTCGCTGGGATCAGGGGCTGGGGTCGGAGCTGGGCCCGGGGAaatgctccagctccttccaggtGGGTTAGGACACGAAGGCAAAGCTGATTCAGGCCCAGCCAGGAAAAGCCTGGGGTGGGATCGGAGGGGTCCTGCTGTCCTGGCCCTGTGCCTTGTCCTCCACAGCGACAGGGGTTTAGGAAGAGCTGTACTTGTTGCTCAGGCGGGAGCTGCTCCggtccagccccagctcctggcccgTGGCTTTCCACTTCCCGACAGATCCCTTCTCATCGGTGGGGGTGATGCTCAGGGCCGGCcgctggcaccagcagcacaggcacgACTGGGGAGACACGAGGGGGGAGAGGTCACACGTGTGGGATAcggggaaagaggaggaaatatTCCCAAATTCGTGCCGGCAGCTGTCCCCGCACAGTGCCACGCTGGGAATTGCTGAGCCTTGCtggcctgcagctctgctgggtgtgGGTTTTCCAGGGTAGGGCTGGTGTGGATGGGAAATGAGGATACTGaaatttggggctttttttgtagTTGTGTGTTCTCATCATTGGGGGACAGAAAATACAGGTGGTGCTTAGCTGGGCTCAACTCccactccatcccatcccaaaccatcccatctccttccctttctttctcagGGCTTCACTACTCCTGGAAATTATCTACCAACATCTTGGGCTCAAAGTTTGGAGCAGCCCCTGGTCTGATGCTTTGTGGGGATGTTCCTGTTCCAGAATGACAGGGAGTTTTTGGCTTGTCCTAAATCCTGCTCTGGCAAAAGCCTCCCCCTAGCAGGGCACTGAGCTCTCATGTACTCGGAGCTGGGAAGAGAGGTACCTAACGGGGAAAATTTGGGATGAGGAATAAGATCAGCTTGTCCCCCTGGGCCTGGTGaccacagccaggagctctgGAGGGGTCATTCCTACCTGGAAGCAGTTCTTGAATTTCCGGCTGACGAAGTACAGAGCCACGGGGTTGATGCAGGAGTTGAGGGAGGCCATGTTGATCCCGAAATAATCCATCACCAGGAGGAAACTGAGGCGGGAAGGGAGAGAACAGATGTGtgagaagttcacagagaacagAGGGAATTTCCAAGCTGCCTGGCCTGGGATCCTGCGTCTGTGGAGGAGCAGTGactgagagcagagctgagcacaaaTCCATCCTTGCCTAAGAAAAACCACTTTTCCTTGTGAGGAGCATTCCCTGCGGAAGCCAAGAACACTGATTTCTCCTGGTGCTCCCGATGttcccaaaccccagcacagcagcagcccctggcctgggctggattttggctggaaaggtgggaggggagggagatggACACCTCCCTCCTGGCACAAAGTGTGGagccctcagccctgctgggagtGTTCCTGTGCCCAGGAGACCTCCTGAACCTCCAGCTTCACAGAGACATTCCAAACTTCAATTTAACCCTTCTCATGTCCCCCACCCTCTCTGTGCCCTTCAGGAGGGTGACGCCGTCTGGATGAGGAATTACTGAAAGCAGGAGTTGGAAGGCGGCTCCCCCACCTGctctgagcccagcagagcctgtgctggTCCCACTGGGGCTCCCCCAGGCCGGTGCCAGCTGTGGGGCCTCTACCTGAGCAGCTCGCAGCGGTTGGGGTCCATCTGGTCGTAGATGGTCTTCTTGAGGATGCGGCTGAGGTGCAGGGGCAGCCAGCAGAGCGCGAAGATCACCACCAGGCAGAACACGGTCTTGGCCACCTCCCGGCGCTGCCAgacaggggagggggaagatgagcactggggagcaggtcccaaatcatggaatcatggtttgggttggaagggacctcaaagcttgtctcctcctgccacaggcagggacatcttccaccaGCCCGGGTTGCTCCTGGAGCCCGGCATCATCGGGtccaggctgcagagagggaaagggcagcagcagctccacgtgGGCCGGACCCCTCCCCACCATCGCTGCTGGGGGCTCGGCTGGGACGGTGTTCCCTGGGACATGGGGCCTCCTCCCTCCGCCCCTCGCACTGTTACGGAGGCAAGTGGCTGCTGTTCCTCAGGGAATCATTCCCAAAGCGTGGGAGGGGACAATGAACTCTTCCCTGCGCCCCTTGTCTGGGATTTGGCACATCCAGCCTTCGGTCCAGTTTGGTGTGGGCAGACATAATGACCAGGAGAGCTTTaacagagctgggctgtggccagaagggtttggggtcaTCCCCAAGGCTGGAGATCACGGAGCTGAAGGCCCTTCTCCCTGGTTTAATCCCTGCACCAACATGCCAAGATCTGCTGCGAGGCTTTGCCAGCTCGTCCTTCCCAGGGATGGCAGTGAcccccctccagcagctctccctcctccttggGAATCCTGGGATTCCTCCCTGGTTCTCTCACCCGTTTCATGTGGTCGTTCAGAGCGATCCTCATCCCATTCCTCTTGCTCAGCATCTCGCAGGACATGAGGGTGTAGAAGATGCCTGTGCACACCAAGGGCAGGCAGAAATAGAAGCCAAAAAGCCACCAGTCCTTCACATCCCGGTAgaactgcagggaaagggagagcagctggaaagggggaaagggcaCGAGGGGGAACCGGGGCATgagctggggctggtgctgcctgtACAGACACTCAGGATGTGTGGCAGTGTCACACTCCTGCCCTAAGAGCTCTGCGGATTGTCCTCCCCCAAGGCCGGTGCACGGGTCTGACCTAAAGGTGTAAAGGCTGGTTTATAGAGAAttataaaattacagaattatacaatcatggaatcatcaaggctggaaaagacctccaagaccatccAGTTCAACCTTTGCCCAAGCACCACTGTGCCCACGGAACCTCTGTCCCGTCATCACTCTTGGAGGAGCTCCTTGGTTTGGCACAGTGGGATAATCCCGACGGATAAAGGTCTTCACTCCCTTGCTCACAATGAAAATTGACACCCCAGTAAAAGGTGCCGCTCTTTGGCCTGCTGGGACAGCGTGGGAGGTTCTGAAGCCTCCTGAGATGCCTCATGAGCTGAGGTGGGTGGTGGAGCATGGCAGAGTTTCCTGTTCTCTGGCCCCACGTTCCGCACGACTCCGCCCCGCGTCACCACAATGCTGGGCTTGGCCTGACTCTGCTCTCCCAAGGCCAGAGCCCTCTCCAGAAGGATTTATCCCTGTAACCAAGCAGGGACGATCCCCAGCTGGTGGGATCCCTGTTCCCTGCAtggctgtggggtgggatgTGCATGTACCCTCATGGAGCGGGATTGGGAAGGGCACATACCCTCATAAAGCAGGATTGGagttgggattgggattggggttGGGATTGGGATGCACACGTACCCTCATGAAGCAGGattggggttggggttgggaTTGGGGTTGGGATTGGGATGCACACGTACCCTCATGAAGCAGGattggggttggggttgggaTTGGGGTTGGGATTGGGATGCACACGTACCCTCATGAAGCAGGattggggttggggttgggaCTGGGATGCACACGTACCCTCATGAAGCAGGATTCGGGTTGGGGTTGGGACTGGGATGCACATGTACCCTCATGAAGCGGGattggggttggggttgggaCTGGGATGCACACGTACCCTCATGAAGCGGGattggggttggggttggggttgggaCTGGGATGCACACGTACCCTCATGAAGCAGGattggggttggggttggggttgggaTTGGGGTTGGGATTGGGGTTGGGATTGGGATGCACACGTACCCTCATGAAGCAGGattggggttggggttgggaCTGGGATGCACACGTACCCTCATGAAGCGGGattggggttggggttgggaCTGGGATGCACATGTACCCTCATGAAGCGGGattggggttggggttggggttgggaCTGGGATGCACACGTACCCTCATGAAGCGGGATTTCTGCTCCGAGGCCAGCATGCACACCCACAGGTGCTGCTCCCAGTAGCTCAGCTCCACCATGTCGAAGGCGATGGCCTCGGGCACTGCCAGCACGATGGCCACTGCCCAGATCAGCAGCACCTCCACAGCCTTCCACATGGGGATCCCAATGCCCTGGATCCGGCTCCAGGACGCCACTGCCCGGTACCTGCCCAAGGGTGGGAATGGGACGGgaagagcagccagggaggggaggagaaggagcagattAGCGCTGTCCCCAAAGGTCCTTTCCCTCACACCTTCCTCCTTCACCTCTGGACCTTCTTGAGTGGAACGGGAAGCAGGGGctggatggatgggatgggatgggatgggatgggatgggatgggatgggatgggatgggatgggggctgTCCTTGGCCAGCCTTGCCACCCTTCCCAGCACCCCACCCACACCACTAtcctccctcagcctttcccagcaggatttcTACTCTGTCACTGGAGAGCTCCTGCTGGATTTCAGCTCCACGCGAGAGCAGCCTGTTCCCATCTTGGCACTGGCCTGGCAACGcgctcctggctctgccttgGGTGGCAGCGAAGGGACGaggcaggctgggcaggggaggCGTGGCTGTCGTGTCTCACCTGTCGATGCTGAGGGCACAGAGGCTGAGCACCGTGATGCCCACGGAGGCTTTCTGGATGAAGGGCACCAGCTTGCAGACCTGCACTCCGAAGGGCCAGTCCttggccaggagctggggaggaacCACAGGTTACCAGGCTGCTTTGGGAATGTGTGGGGAGCCCACGGAGAGCAGGGGGAGCTCTCAGATGTTCCCACCACTGGGAAGGTGCCGTGGGCGCTCTCCCGTGGTTTGTTGGCACTGGGAAACTTTGGTTTCCCTGACTGGACACAGAGATGAAGGATGGTCCAGACACCAGCTCCTGACTCCAGACCCTGGGGGGTTTGGAATGGATCTGAGTCCTAAACTCCACACGGGGCTACTTTGGGTTGTTTTCAAAGGGAGAATGAAAGTCATGCTCTGACACAGCCAAAATCCAGCCTGGACAGCCCCAAAGCCATGTGTCCTGAGCCTTTTCCAGACCCTGACCTCTGAGCACGCTCACGTTCCTGACAgagcccaggctctgcagccccaCGTTCAGCTGTGACAAGCAGAGGTGGGGACAACATGTCCTGAAGGCTGGAGAGATCCAGGCCACTCATTCATGAGGACAAGAATGAGCCTGAATTCTGTCCCTTTCTGTCCCCTGACCCCTGGGGCCCTTCCTGAGGTTACCCCAGAACCTTTCCAGCTCTTTCcttcagcctcagcagcagcgCAAATCATGGAATGCCAGAGGGGTTtcacagggacaccttccactgtcccaagctgctcccagccccatccagcccggcctcagacacttccagggatccaggggtggCCACAGCTCAACCAAGAGCCCCACCCCAGCCGTGCCACGCGGACCCCACCTTGTAGACGTTGATGGGCAGCGTGATGAGGATGTAGAGCAGGTCGCCCAGCGCCAGGCTGGCGATGAGGACGTTGGGCCCGTTCCTCATGCACTTGTTCTTGTAGATGATGCGCAGCAGCGTGGAGTTGCCGATGATGCCCACGACAAAGATGGTGCAGGACACGATGGTGTTGATGTACTTGAAGACGTGGCGGATGTCCGCGGGCTTGGTGCACACGGGCAGCAGCGCCGGCTCCGAGGGGACGCTGCCGGGGCTGCTCTCTGAGAGGTTGGACAGCGGGACGCCCCGGAAGAGGCCGGGCTGGACCAGGCTGTAggcctgctcctggctgagcaCCTCGAGGGGCACGGGGCTCTCCTGGAAGGCCCGTGGGGTCTGGCTGTGTGTCCCCGAGAAGAGGCAGATGAGGAAAACGGCCAGAGcggtgggagctgggattggtCCCGCTGAGCAGCGGGGGGCAGGAGTCCTCATGGTGCTTGTGGAATGTCCCTGGGGCCTTGCAGGGATCTGCCAGGGgagaaagggagcagggagagacaTTGTTTAGCAGAGAAGGAGGGATGGGAAATCAGAGAGTAGAAAAGTTGTTCAGCCGGGaaaggaggaggctgagggcagACCTCGCTGGGGCCTGGAACCTCCTCCTGAGGGGCAGCTCCAATCTCTGTTccctgtgagcagggacaggccccagggaacggctggagctgtgccagggcagggttaggttggatatcaggaaaggttcttccccagagggtgctgggcactgcccaggctccccagggaatgggcacggctccgaggctgccagagctccaggagcgtttggacagcgctgccagggatgcccagggtggggttgttggggtgtctgggcagggccaggagctgggctggatgatccctgtgggtcccttccaacctggggTACTCTGTGTTACGGTTCAATTCTATTTCTGAGTTGCTGGAGAGCTCCATcatcccagcacacagaaaCGATGCCAGATCGGATCCCATCAGGTCAGAGCTGCTGACCCTGAGGGGGGAATTAGTGCTGCTAAATTTAAACAGCTCAGTGGAACAAACTGGAAGGAGAACAAACGGCCCCTTGTGCCTCTGACAGGCCCTGCCCCTGAGGGCACCTGCCTGTGCTCGGAGAGTGCTGGAAGGTGACTGCATCTCCTGCTCCTGTGGCCAATCCCAATCTCCTCCTCTGCCCATCCCTCTCCTCACTTAGAAtctcagaatcccagaatcattaaCATTGGAAAAGCCTtccaggatcatcgagtccaagctgtgcccgatgcccaccttgtcaccagcccagagctctgagtgccacctccttggacacctccagggatgggcactccaaacctccttgggcagcccctgccaaaccctgaccaccctttccatgaggaaattcctgctgctgtccaccctgagcttcccctggcccagcctgaggccgttccctctcctcctgtccctgctccctgggagcagacCCCGAcctccccagctgtcccctcctgtcagaGAGTTGTAGGGTTTCGTTTTGGGTCATTTCGTTCCTGGCAGGTTGAGGATGCAGTTTTGGGGCACATCTGGGCAGTTCTGCAGTCCCACCTCGGGGTCCACAGAACCAGCAGGACTTTTCCAGTTCGTTCCATGGGGAAACTGGAGCCGGTCccaggggctgcccctgccGAGGGAAGACTCAGCACAGTCCTGCAGGGAGCCCTGATGGGAAAACACTGCAGGGCTTTTTCCAGCAATGCCGTATTGATACCTGACATGTCACCCCGATTTATGcgcagcagctcagcccctccttccccatccccatccccattaACTGCACCCCTTCCTCCCCACATCCCCCGTGCCCGCTCGGCTCCGTGCTCAGGGGTATAAATCTCCCGGGGCTCtttccagccctggctgctggcacaggaaaAGCTCTCCAGGGCTGGAACACCAATAAATATGCCCGGGGTGGGTTTGCTTGGCTCGGCTCTGACGGCGCttccaggcaggaggagcctggagaaggctgagggtgGCCGTGGCACCGGCCTGGGGGCTGTGGGTTTGAGGAAGAGGTTTCTGGATGATCCAGGCTTGGAAATGAGCCCGGAGAAGGAGTGGGAGAGGGCAGCGAGCTCCAGTCTGTTCCTCAGACAGGGATAAGTCCGGGGGATCCTGGCTGGAGTGAGTGGGGAGCGCTTTTGTCAAACTGTGAAACTTCCCAGCTCTGAAGGCAGAAGCCATTGCTGGACTGGGAACCGGAGCCTTTGCGAGAGTCCCGGGGGTTTCCCCGCTCCAGAGGAGCAAGTGAGGCAGGGATCAGGGAGCCTGATGGGGACTGGGGACTCGAGCTCTGCTCTGACtcctccaggcagagctgggagggatcTGATCCCACACCCGCTGCATCCCGGGATCCGATCCCAAACCCGCTGCATCCCGGGATCTGATCCCAAACCCGCTGCATCCCGGGATCTGATCCCAAACCCGCTGCATCCCGGGATCCGATCCCAAACCTGCTGCATCCCGGGATCTGATCCCAGGACCATCCACCCCGGGCTGTAGCAGGGTTCTCCCTGCTCACGGCAAGGGGAAACCCgggcccagcactgctcccagccCGGGGAGAGGTGGCCAGGCCAGCCAGGAGCCCCCAGCTCCGCCCGCAGCTCCTGCGGACACAGCGCTGCCTCTCCCGGGCCTCGGGCTCGGTGGAagtgcctgggctgggctgggaaggggggaagaaagggagggagagaatggataaaaaccccaaaggatCACAAAGCTGGACACAAATCCCTGCTCTGACCCGTTCCAGGGATTTCAGACTTGCTCAACTCCCCCGCCCCCTTGTCCCCCCAGCcgcagcagggacaggggtcCCCCGGGCTGTCCTGACCTCTCCTCCCCGCCGTGCCCACAGGGTTGCAGCTCTTAGGAGAGGGCAGATCCAGCTCAGAATTCCTGCCTGAGGTCCCTGGGGGCTCACAGGGaccagctgtggctggaggacAGCGCTGGCACTGGCAGAGGCTGCCAGAGCACCCCCGTCAGTGGCGCCCagagccccccacagccctgggctgtTTTATCTGCCCAGCCTGACctcagagctctgggaaagACAAATGCAGAAGCATCAAAGCCCTGGGGCTTGGCAGAGGAGCTCATGTGAGGGAGGATCACAGGACACGACTCCTGCCCGGCCGCTCCGCGGCGCAGCTGCGAAGCACCGGAGAAGCAAAACCCCATCTCGCCTTTCTCCCCATCTTGCCTTAAACTTCATCAAATCTTTTACTAAATCCGAAATTTAGGCAAAGAGAAACACAATTTTCTCCTGTCCAGCTGCCCATTTACTCCTTGCTCTTCCCATCTTGGAGTGTTGGAAGCacagcccttcctcagctgagggaaactgaggcacgggagCATCAAGAACTTGCTGAGATGGGAAACCAATCCCAGCACGGCTTAACCCCAGGtcctctgagctctgcttgTGTCGCTGATCCTTCAGGGAGGTGACCTTGTGCCTGGAGGgaccatccccatcccacctgccCGGCCGAGCTGCTGCTGTCGGAGAATTGCTCTCACCCATCCCAGCAGGGATTTTAACTGTGCCGAGCCCAAATCGCAGCTGAGCCCGCTGGAATCCTGACACGGACCTCGGGGAGTGACTcccagagagaaaacaagactgaaaactGTCACCACAGCCCTacagagcctgatcctgcccaaAAGGTGCCGTGTGTGGGCTGGGGAtccctcttccctgggagcccaggagagcccagggcagcaccCTCACCTCCGGCAGCCTCTCCCTCcatcctccacctcctcctcctctccctcccttccagaGCACCTCCACCTTGCCACACTCATCTCTCCAGACAccaaacacagcttttctgtggATAAATATTGCAGCAAAATCTCTGCggatggaggagaggagggcgagaggtgacagcagcacatcccgctgctccctgccctgagcccagcctgctccaggagAAGAAGGAGTTTccaccagagctgtgctggatttctcctctccctgcccacatCCTGGACTTTGTCCAAGCACCGTGGTCCCTTCAAGGCCTTCCCCAGAGGGGGCTGTAAACCCTGCAAAAAACTCACCCTGGCACAAGAAATCGTTTTGTTTGCAGATGAATGCACGGAACAGCAGAGCTTTCCGCTGGAGTCGTTACCTTCCTGGTGACCATGGAATTTGGGTGCTCCTGGGAGCTGTTCCTTCCCCCTCACAGCTCCGGGATGCTGGGCATGTCCTGGGAGATCTGCAGAGGTTTGGATCCTGGAGGTGGCTTTTGTgtgggggctggggctgcggggaATGCTCCTTCCTCCCGTGCCTCCTGCAGTGGGAGGTTTTATAGGACACCCCAGggctcccccagcacagcccctgcgACCAATGGctgagggtgggatggggatggaggagggaaaagcaggaggaacACGGGATAGCTCTGGGAAGgagtgaaaataataaacaaatagAGCTGGACAGGGGGTGGCACCGTCTGCTGTGTGAGTGACGGGATCCTCTCATCTCAAGATTTGTTCAAAGTTGCTGATGAGAACTGGACCAGCCTGGCTTTCCTCAGAGGTCAAGGTTTGGAAATAGGGTAGAAATCATCTGTATTGGTTGTTTGGgtgctttcttccttctttgtgtGAAAGCAGAAGGTCTGTGTCTCTCCTCTGAGTCATTTCCATGATTCCGTGAATATTCAGTGAATTAAAGCTGCGGGCAATCCATGGAAAATTATGTCTTCATTTACTCCTGCCCTTGTTGATCAGAGCCAAGAGGAGAACAAAACCTCATTCAGGCTCTTCCCTCTTCATCCCAAAGTGGAGGCAACTCAGGGATCTGCCACCCTCCCGTCTCTCCGTGGTTTCCCAGCCTTGGCCCTGTAGATCAGGTTGGAATCACCCAGGGACAGACAcggccccagcagctccttcctccagccAAGGTACCAGAACCAACCCAGGTGCTGAGGGAGGTGATTTTGTTGTTCTCATTTTAAAGTTGAATATTTTATTCGAACAGTCACTTTATGCTTCTTTGGAGCAGAAGGATTTTTATGAGGTCCTGAGGATcacatttctccttctctttggATACGTTTTAGACTCAGATATTCTGCTTTCCATTCTCCAGCTCAGTCATCCTTGCCCATCTCACTTTGGAGTGAGGAGCCTGTGGGGAAGGACACTCAGGAAAAGCCAGGTTTGGTGGGAAGGATACTCAGGCAAAGCCAGGTTTGGTGGGAAGCACATGCAGGAAAAGCCAGGTTTGGTGGGAAGGACACTCAGGAAAAGCCAGGTTTGGTGGGAAGGACACTCAGGAAAAGCCGGGTTtggtgggctgggctggagggacaCCGCCCATCCCTGGCCGTGCTTGGAGCACTCAGCTGGTGCCCCCTTTATGGCCAGTGACACTCAGAGGTGTCTCCACCTTGAAATCTGTGTCCCAGAGTTGACTCTGGAGCTCAGTGGATCATTTCTGCCCCTTGGTGCATCCCTGGGACTCTGGGGCTGGACTCCTGCTCTGGCTCAGGTGGGAGCAAACAAGTCCATTCCCGGCTGGAGGCTTTGAGGGGCCCCAGGAGGTGCCCTGGCCCCGTCCCCTCGGCTCAGTCCAtgcctgggcagagcaggaagcAGCCCCTCAAAGGGCtcctctgcccagggcagaatCCACGGGATGGCTTTAACCACCCTTTAACCCCTCCGGGAGGGgctgcagcctttccttggCTCTCCTCCCAAAACAGAGGAATTTGGGGCCTGCCGGGCCCCCCTCCCCGACCCCTGGCAGGGTCCTGCAGCCTATTCTGGGCCAGTCACGTTTCTGCACGGGACAGGGCATGAATGGCCCTCTCTGTTCTGCCAGAGACAAAGGATGGCTCCAACCCCTTGGAGATCCCCAGGAAAACCCAACCTTGTCCAGCCAGAGCGGCCCTGACACACATTGGGGTGCAAGGCTGGTGTTGAGTCGCTCCAGCGATGAGAATGAAACCCCAAAGTGATGCCAAATCCCGTGATTTGTGTcacagcaggaaagcagcttcCAGGGGAGCTCAGAGATCCCTGAGGTCTGGAGAGAGCCACAGCTCAGGGAATCCATCCCTCATGGCCTTGCCGCTGTGGGAACACGCTGATAGATTGGTAGTCCAAGCCACTGGAACAGCTTTGCCAGACAAGGATTGGTGATGGAAAAtcgctgctgctcccagccggAGTCACAGGGTTTAACCTGCAGGTGTGGGACAAGTGTGGGACTGCCCCACAGAGGCTCAGCTGGGCTCCGGTTTGGGGTGTGGGGATTGAGAGGAATCCGATTTAC
This window contains:
- the LOC116450814 gene encoding endothelin receptor type B-like isoform X2, with product MRTPAPRCSAGPIPAPTALAVFLICLFSGTHSQTPRAFQESPVPLEVLSQEQAYSLVQPGLFRGVPLSNLSESSPGSVPSEPALLPVCTKPADIRHVFKYINTIVSCTIFVVGIIGNSTLLRIIYKNKCMRNGPNVLIASLALGDLLYILITLPINVYKLLAKDWPFGVQVCKLVPFIQKASVGITVLSLCALSIDRYRAVASWSRIQGIGIPMWKAVEVLLIWAVAIVLAVPEAIAFDMVELSYWEQHLWVCMLASEQKSRFMRFYRDVKDWWLFGFYFCLPLVCTGIFYTLMSCEMLSKRNGMRIALNDHMKRRREVAKTVFCLVVIFALCWLPLHLSRILKKTIYDQMDPNRCELLSFLLVMDYFGINMASLNSCINPVALYFVSRKFKNCFQSCLCCWCQRPALSITPTDEKGSVGKWKATGQELGLDRSSSRLSNKYSSS
- the LOC116450814 gene encoding endothelin receptor type B-like isoform X1, whose protein sequence is MVTRKIPARPQGHSTSTMRTPAPRCSAGPIPAPTALAVFLICLFSGTHSQTPRAFQESPVPLEVLSQEQAYSLVQPGLFRGVPLSNLSESSPGSVPSEPALLPVCTKPADIRHVFKYINTIVSCTIFVVGIIGNSTLLRIIYKNKCMRNGPNVLIASLALGDLLYILITLPINVYKLLAKDWPFGVQVCKLVPFIQKASVGITVLSLCALSIDRYRAVASWSRIQGIGIPMWKAVEVLLIWAVAIVLAVPEAIAFDMVELSYWEQHLWVCMLASEQKSRFMRFYRDVKDWWLFGFYFCLPLVCTGIFYTLMSCEMLSKRNGMRIALNDHMKRRREVAKTVFCLVVIFALCWLPLHLSRILKKTIYDQMDPNRCELLSFLLVMDYFGINMASLNSCINPVALYFVSRKFKNCFQSCLCCWCQRPALSITPTDEKGSVGKWKATGQELGLDRSSSRLSNKYSSS